In one window of Candidatus Scalindua sp. DNA:
- the ettA gene encoding energy-dependent translational throttle protein EttA, producing the protein MSNTAEKIIYSMMRVGKSYQKRAVIKDISLSYYYGAKIGVLGLNGSGKSSLLRIMAGVDKEHDGEAVLSPGYTVGYLEQEPVLDSDKTVKTVVEEGMQSVVDIVNEYNDISEKFGEPMSDDDMDKLITRQGELQEEIENLDAWDIDSRIEMAMDALRCPPGDTSIKVLSGGEKRRVALCRLLLQNPDILLLDEPTNHLDAETVAWLERHLQQYAGTVIAITHDRYFLDNVAGWILELERGMGIPWKGNYSSWLEQKQMRLKQEEKQETERQKTLQRELEWIHMSAKGRHAKAKARINSYEKLLNQDNEKQDKTLELFIPAGPRLGSVVIKAENVSKAYGNRLLFEGMTFSLPAGGIVGIIGPNGAGKTTLFKMITGLEKPDSGTLKVGDSAKLAYVDQERDTLQPEKTIWEVISGGKEAIKLGTNDVNSRAYVARFNFSGSDQQKRVDVLSGGERNRVHLACMLKEGANVLLLDEPTNDLDVNTMRALEEALEHFGGCAVIITHDRWFLDRIATHILAFEGDGTVKWFEGNFSEYEADRKKRLGKEADQPHRMKYRQLTR; encoded by the coding sequence ATGAGCAATACAGCTGAAAAAATAATATATTCAATGATGAGAGTTGGCAAATCTTACCAGAAGAGAGCAGTGATCAAGGATATATCTCTCTCATACTATTATGGTGCAAAGATCGGTGTCCTGGGACTCAACGGATCGGGGAAGAGTTCCCTTTTACGTATTATGGCAGGTGTTGATAAGGAACATGATGGAGAGGCAGTTCTCTCTCCCGGTTATACCGTAGGGTATCTTGAGCAGGAACCGGTTCTTGATTCAGACAAAACAGTAAAGACCGTTGTAGAAGAGGGGATGCAGTCGGTGGTAGATATCGTCAATGAATACAACGATATCAGTGAAAAATTTGGAGAACCCATGTCTGATGATGACATGGACAAGCTGATAACACGTCAGGGTGAGCTGCAGGAGGAGATCGAGAATCTGGATGCCTGGGATATTGACTCTCGCATAGAGATGGCTATGGATGCGCTGCGCTGCCCTCCGGGCGATACTTCCATCAAGGTCCTTTCCGGTGGCGAAAAAAGACGGGTGGCCCTCTGCAGGCTTCTGTTACAAAACCCGGACATTCTCCTCCTCGATGAGCCTACGAACCATCTTGATGCAGAAACCGTCGCATGGCTCGAAAGGCATCTACAGCAGTATGCGGGTACGGTAATAGCAATTACCCATGACCGCTATTTTCTGGATAATGTAGCAGGCTGGATCTTAGAACTTGAACGAGGGATGGGTATCCCCTGGAAGGGCAACTACTCCTCCTGGCTTGAACAGAAGCAGATGCGACTCAAACAGGAGGAGAAACAGGAAACGGAGCGGCAAAAAACATTGCAGCGGGAATTAGAGTGGATCCATATGTCGGCGAAGGGACGACACGCAAAGGCAAAGGCACGCATAAACTCTTACGAAAAGCTCTTAAACCAGGACAATGAGAAACAGGACAAAACACTTGAACTGTTTATCCCGGCAGGGCCTCGTCTTGGAAGCGTGGTGATTAAAGCGGAAAACGTGAGCAAGGCATACGGCAATCGACTTCTCTTTGAGGGCATGACGTTCTCACTGCCGGCGGGGGGTATTGTCGGCATCATCGGGCCGAATGGTGCAGGCAAAACAACACTCTTTAAGATGATCACAGGTCTGGAAAAACCGGATTCGGGCACGCTTAAAGTCGGCGACTCTGCCAAACTTGCCTATGTTGACCAGGAGCGGGACACCCTCCAACCGGAAAAAACGATATGGGAAGTGATTTCCGGAGGAAAAGAGGCGATCAAGCTCGGAACAAACGACGTAAACTCCCGCGCATACGTCGCCCGTTTCAATTTCTCAGGATCTGACCAGCAGAAGAGAGTAGACGTCCTTTCAGGCGGAGAACGCAATCGCGTCCACCTCGCATGCATGCTCAAGGAGGGTGCCAATGTTTTACTGCTTGACGAACCGACAAACGATCTGGACGTGAATACCATGCGAGCCCTTGAAGAGGCCCTGGAACATTTTGGGGGTTGCGCCGTCATCATCACCCATGATCGCTGGTTCCTCGACCGCATCGCCACACACATCCTCGCTTTTGAGGGTGATGGTACGGTGAAATGGTTTGAAGGCAACTTCTCAGAGTATGAAGCAGACAGGAAAAAGCGGTTAGGAAAGGAGGCGGACCAACCTCATCGTATGAAATACCGACAGTTAACCAGATAA